The Cygnus atratus isolate AKBS03 ecotype Queensland, Australia chromosome 12, CAtr_DNAZoo_HiC_assembly, whole genome shotgun sequence genome has a segment encoding these proteins:
- the GPI gene encoding glucose-6-phosphate isomerase — MALSADPHFKKLLEWHKANASKLVLRQLFEGDKERFQKFSLTLNTDHGDILLDYSKNLVTEEVMKMLVELAKSRGVESARERMFSGEKINFTENRAVLHIALRNRSNVPILVDGKDVVPEVNKVLDKMKHFCQRVRGGEWKGYTGKTITDVVNIGIGGSDLGPLMVTEALKPYSKGGPRVWFVSNIDGTHIAKTLAELKPDTTLFIIASKTFTTQETITNAETAKEWFLHAANDPSAVAKHFVALSTNGPKVKDFGIDPENMFEFWDWVGGRYSLWSAIGLSIALHIGFDNFESLLAGAHWMDNHFHTAPLEKNVPVLLAMLGVWYINCFGCETHALLPYDQYMHRFAAYFQQGDMESNGKYITKKGSRVDYSTGPIVWGEPGTNGQHAFYQLIHQGTRMIPCDFLIPVQTQHPVRNGLHHKILLANFLAQTEALMKGKTADEARKELQAAGLSGDALEKLLPHKVFEGNRPTNSIMFTKLNPFTLGAIIAMYEHKIFVQGVVWDINSYDQWGVELGKQLAKKIEPELESDAPVTSHDSSTNGLINFIKKHRA; from the exons ATGGCGCTGTCTGCCGACCCCCATTTCAAGAAGCTGCTCGAGTGGCACAAGGCGAACGCCTCCAAGCTCGTCCTGCGGCAGCTCTTCGAGGGCGACAAGGAGCGTTTCCAGAAGTTCAG CTTGACTCTGAATACTGATCATGGGGATATCTTACTGGATTATTCAAAGAACCTTGTTACAGAAGAAGTAATGAAAATGCTGGTGGAACTG GCAAAGTCAAGGGGTGTGGAAAGTGCCAGAGAGCGAATGTTCAGTGGAGAGAAGATCAACTTCACTGAG AACCGAGCTGTGCTTCATATCGCTCTGAGAAATCGTTCCAATGTGCCAATACTTGTGGATGGGAAAGATGTTGTTCCAGAAGTAAACAAAGTGTTggacaaaatgaaacacttctGCCAG AGAGTCCGTGGTGGTGAATGGAAGGGCTACACTGGAAAGACGATTACCGATGTGGTCAATATCGGGATTGGTGGCTCTGACTTG GGGCCTCTGATGGTAACTGAAGCCTTGAAACCATATTCCAAGGGAGGCCCACGTGTTTGGTTTGTGTCTAACATTGATGGTACTCATATAGCCAAAACCCTGGCTGAGCTTAAACCGGACACTACGCTCTTCATCATTGCATCAAAG ACTTTCACCACCCAAGAAACGATCACCAATGCAGAAACGGCCAAAGAGTGGTTCCTACATGCTGCTAATGAT CCTTCAGCTGTGGCCAAGCACTTTGTTGCCTTGTCTACCAATGGT CCTAAAGTTAAAGACTTTGGAATTGACCCTGAGAACATGTTTGAATTTTGGGAT tgggtTGGTGGTCGCTATTCTCTGTGGTCAGCCATTGGTCTCTCCATTGCCCTGCATATTG GTTTTGACAACTTTGAGAGTCTGCTTGCTGGAGCCCACTGGATG GATAACCACTTCCATACGGCTCCACTGGAGAAGAATGTGCCTGTTTTGTTGGCAATGCTGGGGGTCTGGTATATAAACTGCTTCGGATGTGAAACCCATGCACTTCTGCCCTATGACCAATACATGCACCGCTTTGCTGCCTACTTCCAGCAG GGTGACATGGAGTCTAATGGCAAGTACATTACCAAGAAAGGTTCTCGTGTGGACTACAGTACTGGCCCTATTGTGTGGGGAGAGCCTGGCACCAATGGGCAGCATGCTTTTTACCAGCTCATTCATCAAG GGACTCGCATGATTCCCTGTGACTTTCTGATCCCAGTCCAGACTCAGCATCCAGTCAGAAACGGTTTGCATCACAAG ATCCTTTTGGCCAACTTCCTTGCTCAGACTGAGGCCTTGATGAAAGGAAAGACTGCTGATGAAGCTCGTAAGGAACTGCAAGCAGCAGGATTGAGTGGGGATGCTCTGGAGAAGCTTCTTCCCCACAAG gtCTTTGAAGGCAATCGCCCAACCAACTCCATCATGTTTACAAAACTCAACCCATTCACTTTGGGAGCAATCATCG cCATGTATGAACACAAGATATTTGTTCAGGGAGTTGTCTGGGATATTAACAGCTATGACCAGTGGGG